Proteins encoded within one genomic window of Candidatus Bathyarchaeum sp.:
- a CDS encoding deoxyhypusine synthase, with translation MRPKTEPVKDIVIEGKMSANEILSELKAAGGFTAKKLAVGTDIVENMVKDKECLKFLSFPACIIATGTRGIVKDIVRRKLFDIVITTCGTLDHDIARAYEDYHHGEFLMNDKELRDKGVNRLGNVLVPNESYGIILEKKMLEFLTDIYENMTDKQKKNGISTHEIIWKIGELMDKDEEAKKKSSIIYWCWKNKIPMIVPGPTDGSVGYQIWQFAQDHDLKLDILEDEKLLSDNIWEAKKTGALIVGGGISKHHVIWWNQFKGDGLDYAVYISTAVEWDGSLSGARPREAISWGKIGKDAKFVNIEEDATIALPLMYAALNERL, from the coding sequence ATGAGACCGAAAACAGAGCCAGTAAAAGACATAGTAATTGAAGGAAAGATGTCGGCAAACGAGATACTTTCTGAATTGAAGGCAGCGGGAGGATTCACAGCAAAGAAGTTGGCCGTTGGCACGGATATTGTTGAGAACATGGTGAAAGACAAAGAATGCCTGAAATTCTTGTCGTTCCCAGCTTGCATTATAGCAACAGGCACCAGGGGAATCGTGAAGGACATTGTAAGAAGAAAACTGTTTGACATTGTTATAACAACATGCGGTACCCTAGATCATGACATAGCCCGAGCTTACGAAGACTACCATCATGGGGAATTCTTGATGAACGACAAGGAACTAAGAGACAAAGGGGTGAACAGACTGGGCAACGTGCTAGTTCCGAACGAGTCCTACGGCATAATATTAGAGAAAAAGATGCTGGAATTCTTGACAGACATTTATGAAAACATGACTGATAAACAGAAGAAAAATGGAATATCAACACACGAGATTATATGGAAAATTGGAGAGCTAATGGACAAAGATGAAGAAGCAAAGAAAAAGAGCTCAATAATTTACTGGTGCTGGAAAAACAAGATACCAATGATTGTGCCCGGTCCTACAGATGGCTCTGTTGGATACCAGATATGGCAGTTCGCACAGGACCACGACCTGAAGTTGGACATACTGGAAGACGAGAAACTACTGAGCGACAATATATGGGAAGCAAAGAAAACAGGCGCGCTGATAGTAGGCGGCGGGATAAGCAAACACCATGTGATATGGTGGAACCAGTTCAAGGGGGACGGACTGGACTACGCTGTTTACATAAGCACAGCTGTGGAATGGGACGGCAGCCTGTCTGGCGCAAGACCGAGAGAGGCTATATCATGGGGAAAGATAGGAAAAGATGCGAAGTTCGTCAACATAGAAGAGGACGCGACCATAGCATTACCTTTGATGTATGCCGCATTGAACGAGAGATTATAG
- a CDS encoding NAD(P)/FAD-dependent oxidoreductase, whose protein sequence is MSNIISRNVDLVVIGGGPAGLAAAISAKKNGIANLVIVERNDWLGGILPQCIHDGFGLEIFKEHLTGPEYSQRYIDEAKELQIPCMLNCMVLEITAKKQVYVATPEGLICFNAKAVILSMGCRERTRGQICIPGTRPAGVYTAGVAQNLINLKNVMVGKNVVILGSGDIGLIMARRLTLEGAKVHAVVEILSHSNGLPRNIQQCLIDFGIPLLLSHTVTEINGLNRVESVTISEVDENLKPIKGTEKTVECDTLLLSVGLIPENDLSTTCGVQLYPVTRGATVNETLETSVPGVFACGNVLHVHDVVDFVTIESEKAGKSAAEYILGKQKPVERVNAQAGKGVCYVLPSSIAKNSEVELLFRVLCPAEDASIGFFNGEKLVKTKKFRKVHPAQMVKVKLSKTETADISGLRVEVLQK, encoded by the coding sequence ATGAGTAACATAATTTCTCGAAACGTTGACTTGGTGGTAATCGGTGGCGGTCCTGCCGGTCTTGCTGCGGCGATAAGCGCCAAGAAAAATGGTATCGCAAATTTGGTAATAGTTGAACGCAACGATTGGCTTGGGGGAATTCTTCCCCAGTGTATTCATGACGGGTTTGGTCTTGAAATATTCAAGGAGCACTTAACTGGACCGGAATACTCTCAGCGATACATTGATGAAGCTAAAGAGTTGCAGATTCCGTGTATGCTTAATTGTATGGTTCTGGAAATTACGGCCAAAAAACAGGTGTATGTTGCTACTCCTGAAGGTTTGATTTGTTTTAATGCTAAAGCGGTAATTCTTTCCATGGGTTGCCGGGAGCGTACCCGTGGGCAGATTTGTATTCCTGGAACCCGTCCTGCTGGGGTTTATACTGCTGGGGTTGCTCAGAACCTGATTAATCTCAAGAACGTGATGGTGGGCAAAAACGTGGTTATTTTGGGTTCTGGGGACATTGGTTTGATTATGGCTCGCCGCCTTACTTTGGAGGGGGCTAAGGTTCATGCGGTGGTTGAGATTTTGTCTCATTCTAACGGGTTGCCCCGAAACATTCAGCAGTGCCTGATTGATTTTGGAATTCCTTTACTGCTGTCTCATACGGTTACTGAAATTAATGGACTAAATAGGGTGGAATCAGTTACCATCTCCGAAGTTGACGAAAACCTAAAACCAATCAAAGGAACAGAAAAAACAGTCGAATGTGACACTCTTTTGTTGTCTGTGGGTTTGATTCCTGAAAATGACTTGTCAACAACTTGTGGCGTACAACTATACCCCGTAACCCGAGGCGCAACAGTCAACGAAACCCTTGAAACTTCTGTTCCGGGAGTTTTTGCTTGTGGAAATGTTCTGCACGTTCACGATGTAGTAGACTTTGTCACCATAGAGTCCGAAAAAGCCGGCAAAAGCGCCGCAGAATATATTCTTGGCAAACAAAAACCAGTAGAACGAGTTAACGCCCAAGCCGGCAAAGGTGTGTGCTATGTTTTGCCTAGCAGCATCGCCAAAAATTCTGAAGTTGAGTTGCTATTTCGGGTGTTGTGTCCAGCAGAGGATGCTTCCATAGGCTTTTTTAATGGGGAAAAACTGGTAAAAACTAAAAAGTTTAGAAAGGTTCATCCGGCTCAAATGGTTAAAGTCAAACTAAGCAAAACAGAAACTGCGGATATTTCTGGCTTAAGAGTCGAGGTGCTCCAAAAATGA
- a CDS encoding DUF1667 domain-containing protein, with product MKTEMICIGCPMGCYLTVDCDGKTIKNVEGNRCKIGLDYAQKEITNPERTLTSTVKVKDGHLPLVSVRTNKPISKSRIFDVMKLIAKVEVEAPVKIGDEIVPNVFDSGVSVVATKNISKK from the coding sequence ATGAAAACTGAAATGATTTGTATCGGATGCCCCATGGGCTGTTACCTTACTGTAGACTGTGACGGAAAAACAATAAAAAACGTTGAAGGAAACCGTTGCAAAATCGGATTAGACTACGCCCAAAAAGAAATCACCAACCCTGAACGAACTTTAACCTCTACCGTGAAAGTAAAGGACGGTCATCTTCCTCTTGTGAGTGTGCGAACTAACAAACCAATTTCTAAAAGCCGAATTTTTGATGTTATGAAATTAATTGCAAAAGTTGAAGTTGAAGCTCCAGTAAAAATCGGAGACGAAATTGTTCCAAACGTTTTTGATTCAGGCGTTAGTGTAGTGGCAACAAAAAATATTTCTAAGAAATAG